The Apium graveolens cultivar Ventura chromosome 6, ASM990537v1, whole genome shotgun sequence genome contains a region encoding:
- the LOC141666446 gene encoding uncharacterized protein LOC141666446 translates to MKKRERGTSISAAMDDLKKFSKSLIEEFKIEGEKLLAEKMKELKESAAGDYTKKPSNKAECMQTTGQAQMQKSPQSGENKEIEDAELEGLSTLDGPRKSRRTVKKPAWMKDFITMGKSEEKIEGTESEDRSTLDRPRKSRRTTKEPAWMKDFKTD, encoded by the exons ATGAAGAAAAGAGAGCGCGGAACCAGCATTTCAGCTGCAATGGATGATTTGAAGAAATTCTCAAAGTCCCTAATAGAAGAATTTAAAATTGAAGGTGAGAAATTGTTAGCAGAAAAGATGAAGGAACTGAAAGAGTCAGCAGCTGGAGATTACACTAAAAAGCCAAGTAATAAAGCTGAATGTATGCAGACGACTGGCCAAGCACAAATGCAGAAAAGCCCTCAATCTG GCGAGAATAAAGAAATTGAAGATGCTGAGTTGGAAGGTCTGTCAACATTGGATGGACCAAGAAAGTCAAGAAGGACTGTGAAAAAGCCCGCGTGGATGAAAGATTTCATAACGATGGGTAAGAGTGAAGAAAAAATTGAAGGTACTGAGTCTGAAGATCGATCAACATTGGATCGACCAAGAAAGTCAAGAAGGACTACCAAAGAGCCCGCATGGATGAAAGATTTTAAGACGGACTGA